CGGGAGGTAGTCGGTGCGCGTGCCCGGCGGCGGGGCGGGCGCGCGCGTGCCGCGGCCGCGCAGCAGGGACACGTCCGGCGCGACCCACGCGTCGCCGCTCGTCGTCACGACGGCCGCGAGCCGGTCGTCGACGTCGGGCTTGCGCAGCGCGAACGCGCGCGCGCCGGGGAAGAACGTGACGCGGTTGCGGTCGAGCCCGCGCGTGACGGGGTGCTCGGCGTAGTGGAACGCGACGGGCGCGAGGCCCGGCGCCGCGCCCTCGAGGTCGGCCGACGCGGGGTCGACGACGACGCCGTCGAGCGCCGCGATGCCCCACTCGGCGAGCAGCGCGTCGAGCCCGGTCGCGGCGCCCGGCTCGAGCCACGCGACGAGGCGGCCGCCGCGCGCGAGGTAGGCGCGCAGCGCGGCGAGCGCCGCCGGCGCGAGCGCGCGCTCGGGCGCGATCGCGAGCACGGCCGCGGCGTCGTCCGGGACGTCGCGCGCGAACGCGCTCGGAAGCACGCGCAGGTCGTAGCCCTCGGTCGCGAGCGCCTCCGCGAGCCCGGAGAAGCCGCCGGGCTCCGTGCTCGCGAGGTCGCCCTCGCCCTCGCCGACGAGCGCGTAGAGGTGCGTCGCCTCCGCGTTCGCGAGCCGTGCGAGCGCCTCGAACAGGGGGCCCTCGGTCGGCTGCTCGACGAGCTCCCACGTGTGGCGCTGCGCGCGCGGCGCGTTCGCGCGCTCGAGCACGACCGCGTTCGAGCGCGCGATGCCGAACCGGTCCACGTCCTCGAGCGCGTCGTCGAGCGCGCGCTCCTCGACGCGCGCGCCGGCGACGCGCGCCATCTCCTCGAGCAGCATGCGCGTGCGCCGGATGCGCGGGTCGCCCGGGTCGGCGTAGACGGTCATCGAGAGGTCGGCTCCGAGCGCGGCGAGCGCGTGCCGCGTGGCGTCGGCGAGCTCGTAGCGCCGCTCGAACGTGAGGTCGGCGCGCGCGCCCGAGAGCTCGGCGGCCGAGGTGGCGAGCGCGCCGAGCCAGGCCGCGGCGACGAGCGCGAGGAGGGCGTCCGCGACGGCCGTGCTCGCGTGCGCCCCGGACGCGGCGACGCGCCGGTGTCGCACGCGCCGCAGCGCGAGCACGGCGGCGGCGCCGAGCGCGACGGCGGCCGCCGCGAGCTCGGCGCGCGCGAACCCGGACGCGCCGCCGCCGAGCTGCTGCGCGGCGAGCGCCGCGCACAGGCACACGCAGCCGACGAAGACGAGCTCGCGCATCACCCCGTCACCCGGCGCAGCACGAGCGCGAGGTGCGAGGCGGCCGCGGCCGCGGCCGCGAGCGACGCGAAGTAGGCGAGGTCGGCGAGCGCGACGACGCCCTCCGCGAAGCGCGTGAAGTGCGGCCGCAGCGCGACTGCGTCGAGCGCGCGCGCGACGGGCTCGGACACGAAGGCGTTCGTCCAGCCGAAGTCGTAGAGCAGGAAGGCCAGGGCGACGGTCGCGGCCGCGGCGAGGATCTGGCT
This genomic interval from Myxococcota bacterium contains the following:
- a CDS encoding DUF4350 domain-containing protein — its product is MRELVFVGCVCLCAALAAQQLGGGASGFARAELAAAAVALGAAAVLALRRVRHRRVAASGAHASTAVADALLALVAAAWLGALATSAAELSGARADLTFERRYELADATRHALAALGADLSMTVYADPGDPRIRRTRMLLEEMARVAGARVEERALDDALEDVDRFGIARSNAVVLERANAPRAQRHTWELVEQPTEGPLFEALARLANAEATHLYALVGEGEGDLASTEPGGFSGLAEALATEGYDLRVLPSAFARDVPDDAAAVLAIAPERALAPAALAALRAYLARGGRLVAWLEPGAATGLDALLAEWGIAALDGVVVDPASADLEGAAPGLAPVAFHYAEHPVTRGLDRNRVTFFPGARAFALRKPDVDDRLAAVVTTSGDAWVAPDVSLLRGRGTRAPAPPPGTRTDYLPLVVAGEYARGGARATRIVAFGDADLASNRYLRALYDLDLVMNAVHWAAQREAAIALRPKIAATIQFPVPIQNSLRAFYGVGMLVPQLLLVAGGLVWLRRRGA